The Procambarus clarkii isolate CNS0578487 chromosome 56, FALCON_Pclarkii_2.0, whole genome shotgun sequence genome includes a region encoding these proteins:
- the LOC138353007 gene encoding uncharacterized protein: MLKNAPNKLGGNRYKVQTLSQMGGASCGDTVRRMMRRIGTYGVWSQYSLVGRKRKRVFKTLDICNVIIKACINTHTNATERDVETSIADMLKNAPNKHGGNRYKGGEARIHVHHIAESDMTNNENSGEPGAWHTAESSLMSI, translated from the exons atgttgaagaacgccccaaacaaactcggtggaaacagatacaag gtccagacgctgtctcaaatgggcggtgcaagctgtggagacacagtgagacgaatgatgaggaggatagggacctatggggtctggtctcagtattcactcgttgggcgcaagaggaaacgtgtcttcaaaaccttggatatttgtaatgtaataataa aagcctgtatcaacacccacactaatgcaactgaaagagatgttgagacaagtattgctgatatgttgaagaacgccccaaacaaacacggtggaaacagatacaag ggtggtgaagcaagaatacatgtgcatcacatagcagagtcggatatgacgaataatgaaaacagcggagagcctggtgcatggcataccgctgaatcttctctaatgtctatatag